In Lycium ferocissimum isolate CSIRO_LF1 chromosome 7, AGI_CSIRO_Lferr_CH_V1, whole genome shotgun sequence, the sequence TATATCAACTTATATGTGTACGTGATGTCGTGATCGGTTTAAGATCTAGTACGTAATTCATCATATGGTTATCAGAAGAACCTTTGCAAATTAAGGTTGGTTGTCAACATAACTCACAGAATACCTcaacaaaattcaactcatttcatacattttcaGTACATTAAAAATCAAAGGTTTTTCCTCCAAAACTTAAAATAGAATTACATAATTGCTAATTCTTCAATCTCTTTTCCTTCAGgataaaacttaaaataaaattacataatTACTAATTCTTCAATGTCTTGAAAATTTCTTTAGTTCAAGTGCCTCTTTCCATGTCTCCTGCAACACTTTCTCAGTTCTTCTAGATTTGCAAATCGACAAACAATTCTCAGCTGAAACTTTAGCAAAACTCGACAATACGAATCTGCAGAAAATAAACaagaatatttaaataaaaatgcctCAACAGTAAGAAGAAAATGAATCATAGAATTCTCTCTTAAGTTTCCTCTATATCCATGGATTACACTCTTTACAGTAACTAATGTAAAGATGAAAATGTGATTCTCACTCTTTCTATGGATAATCCAGAAAACAGTGCAGAACAGTACACAAGAAGATGGCAAGCAACAGTGTCTCTGTTTTGGTTTACCTATGCCATAATAGTTATCAGCACCAA encodes:
- the LOC132063299 gene encoding uncharacterized protein LOC132063299 isoform X2; translated protein: MRKLSYVLRIGSTDKEWLMILTKMILKLMWRRLSLGADNYYGIDSYCRVLLKFQLRIVCRFANLEELRKCCRRHGKRHLN
- the LOC132063299 gene encoding uncharacterized protein LOC132063299 isoform X1, translating into MRKLSYVLRIGSTDKEWLMILTKMILKLMWRRLSLGADNYYGIGKPKQRHCCLPSSCVLFCTVFWIIHRKNSYCRVLLKFQLRIVCRFANLEELRKCCRRHGKRHLN